The proteins below come from a single Micromonospora citrea genomic window:
- a CDS encoding sensor histidine kinase — MNTRDWPIRSKLTALVVVPVTALLALWIFATTLTFGPALDLLSARTLLYDLGRPGEAVVAELQRERRLSVVQLAGPGVAPGLAEQRQRTDRAVAELRRRVGGEELRDAADDILDARIDQLVTALEALPAGRGFIDRREVDRVGAVGLYSGMINSAFLAFSAMANLPDRDLNREALAVTALGRSRELLGRTDALLAGAFTAGRFGEGEHIQLVQSVANQRFLVEGAVADLPDAERVAFQRLTEGEAFSRLRTMQDTLVDPRSSARPAVDPARWQADHETVQQALREFELAQAEGLAERSVPSAVRILVRLGAAGVLGLVAVVVSVVVALRVGRSLAHRLTGVRTAALDMAEHRLPDVVARLRRGEQVDVAREAPPLEYGADEIGQVARAFTEVQRTAVRSAVDEVTLRRGLNEVFLNIARRSQGLVHRQLALLDRMERHTEDPDELAELFRVDHLATRLRRHAEDLVILAGAAPGRGWRNPVAMVDLIRGAISEVESYDRVDIGAVQPGGTLGRAVGDVIHLLAELIENATAFSPPHTRVEISGQYVANGYAVEVTDHGLGMSTAALEDANRRLARSPDFEPTETARLGHFVVARLAARHGVRVRLRPSDGGGGLTAVVLIPTDLVTDEPALVPAAAGPAEHPSGGAPEERRLTRAGRLSTLPRPRPARPADSAAGQATDVAAGPVRGVGQHEDAPGDPAPAAPGGPGPAQTAGEVDGLPRRVRRRGSAGRPGQSSPGAPGGRLAGDTAARRPVDGPTLRQPVIDSPAPRTPEEARRAMSALQAGTARGRAAAAGDAAPERAAGRPPGADATTNPTPAGSPADPDPVTVTERDA; from the coding sequence TTGAACACCCGCGACTGGCCGATCCGCTCCAAGCTGACCGCGCTGGTCGTCGTCCCGGTCACCGCGCTGCTGGCACTGTGGATCTTCGCCACCACGCTGACCTTCGGGCCGGCCCTCGACCTGCTCTCCGCCCGGACCCTCCTCTACGACCTCGGTCGCCCCGGCGAGGCGGTGGTGGCCGAGCTGCAACGGGAGCGTCGCCTCTCCGTGGTGCAACTGGCCGGGCCGGGTGTCGCCCCCGGGCTCGCCGAGCAGCGCCAGCGGACCGACCGGGCGGTCGCCGAACTGCGCCGCCGGGTCGGCGGGGAGGAACTGCGCGACGCCGCCGACGACATCCTCGACGCCCGGATCGACCAACTGGTCACCGCGCTGGAGGCGCTGCCCGCCGGGCGCGGGTTCATCGACCGGCGCGAGGTCGACCGGGTCGGCGCCGTCGGGCTCTACAGCGGCATGATCAATTCGGCCTTCCTGGCGTTCTCCGCCATGGCCAACCTGCCCGACCGCGACCTGAACCGCGAGGCGCTCGCCGTCACCGCGCTCGGGCGCTCCCGCGAGCTGCTCGGCCGGACCGACGCCCTGCTGGCCGGGGCGTTCACGGCCGGTCGGTTCGGCGAGGGGGAGCACATCCAGCTGGTGCAGAGCGTCGCCAACCAGCGCTTCCTCGTCGAGGGGGCGGTCGCGGACCTGCCCGACGCGGAACGCGTCGCGTTCCAGCGGCTGACCGAGGGCGAGGCCTTCAGCCGGCTGCGGACGATGCAGGACACCCTGGTCGACCCCCGGTCGTCGGCCAGGCCGGCCGTCGACCCGGCGCGTTGGCAGGCCGATCACGAGACGGTGCAGCAGGCGCTGCGCGAGTTCGAGCTGGCCCAGGCCGAGGGCCTCGCCGAACGGTCGGTGCCGTCGGCCGTCCGCATCCTGGTCCGGCTCGGCGCCGCCGGAGTGCTCGGCCTGGTCGCCGTCGTGGTGTCGGTCGTGGTGGCGCTGCGGGTCGGCCGTTCCCTCGCGCACCGGCTCACCGGCGTACGCACGGCCGCGCTCGACATGGCCGAGCATCGGCTGCCCGACGTGGTGGCCCGGCTGCGTCGGGGCGAGCAGGTCGACGTCGCCCGGGAGGCGCCCCCGCTGGAGTACGGCGCCGACGAGATCGGCCAGGTGGCGCGGGCGTTCACCGAGGTGCAGCGGACGGCGGTCCGGTCGGCCGTCGACGAGGTCACCCTGCGCCGGGGGCTCAACGAGGTCTTCCTCAACATCGCCCGGCGCAGCCAGGGGCTGGTGCACCGGCAGCTCGCCCTGCTCGATCGGATGGAGCGGCACACGGAGGATCCGGACGAGCTGGCCGAGCTGTTCCGCGTCGACCACCTCGCCACCCGGCTGCGGCGGCACGCGGAGGACCTGGTCATCCTCGCCGGTGCGGCGCCGGGGCGGGGCTGGCGCAACCCGGTCGCGATGGTCGACCTGATCCGGGGCGCCATCTCCGAGGTGGAGTCGTACGACCGCGTCGACATCGGCGCCGTGCAGCCCGGCGGCACGCTGGGACGGGCCGTCGGCGACGTGATCCACCTGCTCGCCGAGCTGATCGAGAACGCGACGGCGTTCTCCCCGCCGCACACCCGGGTGGAGATCTCCGGGCAGTACGTCGCGAACGGCTACGCGGTGGAGGTGACCGACCATGGCCTCGGCATGTCCACCGCCGCCCTGGAGGACGCGAACCGGCGGCTGGCCCGGTCGCCCGACTTCGAGCCCACCGAGACGGCCCGGCTCGGTCACTTCGTGGTGGCCCGGCTGGCCGCGCGGCACGGCGTCCGGGTGCGGCTGCGCCCGTCCGACGGTGGCGGCGGGCTGACCGCCGTGGTGCTCATCCCCACCGACCTCGTCACCGACGAGCCGGCCCTGGTGCCGGCGGCCGCCGGGCCGGCCGAGCATCCGTCCGGGGGCGCCCCGGAGGAGCGGCGGCTGACCCGGGCGGGCCGGCTGAGCACGCTGCCCCGGCCCCGCCCGGCCCGGCCCGCCGACTCCGCCGCCGGCCAGGCGACCGACGTCGCCGCCGGCCCGGTCCGTGGCGTCGGGCAGCACGAGGACGCTCCCGGCGACCCCGCCCCGGCGGCGCCCGGCGGGCCCGGCCCCGCCCAGACCGCCGGCGAGGTGGACGGGCTGCCCCGCCGGGTACGGCGTCGTGGGTCGGCCGGCCGGCCCGGGCAGTCGAGCCCGGGCGCGCCGGGTGGCCGGCTCGCCGGGGACACGGCGGCCCGGCGGCCGGTGGACGGCCCGACGCTGCGACAGCCGGTGATCGACAGCCCGGCCCCGCGCACCCCGGAGGAGGCGCGACGGGCCATGTCCGCCCTCCAGGCGGGCACCGCCCGGGGCCGCGCGGCCGCCGCCGGTGACGCCGCGCCGGAGCGGGCCGCGGGACGCCCCCCGGGCGCCGACGCCACCACGAACCCGACGCCGGCCGGGTCGCCGGCGGACCCCGACCCCGTGACCGTGACTGAGAGGGACGCCTGA
- a CDS encoding roadblock/LC7 domain-containing protein produces MLHPTRQSADLDWLLDDLVERVPPARQAVVLSADGLLLGSSRGLDRADAEHLCALASGFSSLARGASRHVAGGAVRQTVVEMESAYLFVTAAGQGACLAVVSDADADIGLVAYEMAMLVTRVGEYLSAPARSTAGAADAG; encoded by the coding sequence ATGCTGCATCCGACGAGGCAGAGCGCCGATCTCGACTGGTTGCTCGACGATCTGGTGGAACGGGTGCCACCCGCCCGGCAGGCGGTGGTGCTGTCGGCCGACGGGCTGCTGCTCGGCTCCTCCCGCGGCCTGGACCGCGCCGACGCCGAGCACCTGTGCGCGCTTGCGTCCGGCTTCTCCAGCCTGGCCCGGGGCGCGAGCCGGCACGTGGCCGGCGGGGCGGTCCGGCAGACGGTGGTCGAGATGGAGTCGGCGTACCTCTTCGTCACCGCCGCCGGGCAGGGCGCCTGCCTGGCCGTGGTCAGCGACGCGGACGCGGACATCGGCCTGGTGGCGTACGAGATGGCGATGCTGGTCACCCGAGTGGGGGAGTACCTGAGCGCCCCGGCCCGGTCGACGGCGGGGGCCGCCGATGCGGGCTGA
- a CDS encoding DUF742 domain-containing protein — translation MRAESPGPQHEWLDDDAGPVVRPYTLTGGRVRSSADGFDVVAYVLAEPAADPDAHPELHPEHRRLVSLAARPVPVAELAAELDLALGVVRVLLGDLLAKGLIAVHQPTAAAYLPDDDILKAVVSGLRAL, via the coding sequence ATGCGGGCTGAGTCCCCCGGTCCCCAGCACGAGTGGCTCGACGACGACGCCGGCCCCGTGGTGCGCCCCTACACCCTCACCGGTGGCCGGGTCCGGTCGTCCGCGGACGGCTTCGACGTGGTCGCGTACGTGCTGGCCGAACCGGCCGCCGACCCCGACGCCCATCCCGAGCTGCACCCGGAGCACCGGCGGCTGGTGTCGCTGGCGGCCCGCCCGGTCCCCGTCGCCGAGCTGGCGGCCGAACTCGACCTCGCGCTGGGCGTGGTCCGCGTCCTCCTCGGCGACCTGCTGGCCAAGGGGCTCATCGCGGTGCACCAGCCCACCGCCGCCGCCTACCTGCCCGACGACGACATCCTGAAGGCGGTGGTCAGTGGACTCCGTGCGCTATGA
- a CDS encoding GTP-binding protein, with protein sequence MDSVRYDRPGSGTRIPLALKILIAGGFGAGKTTLVSALSEVRPLQTEEVLTGAGVGTDDLSGVEAKSTTTVAMDFGRITINDDLQVYLFGTPGQDRFWFLWDELAFGALGAVVLADTRRLADCFPSIDYFEQRGVPFVVGVNCFDGARRFDLESVRQALDLDPDVPLVLCDARDRQSGKEVLIALVEHVARQRGEPVPAA encoded by the coding sequence GTGGACTCCGTGCGCTATGACCGGCCCGGATCCGGCACCCGGATCCCGCTCGCACTGAAGATCCTCATCGCCGGGGGCTTCGGCGCCGGCAAGACGACGCTGGTGAGCGCGCTCAGCGAGGTCCGGCCGCTGCAGACCGAGGAGGTCCTGACCGGGGCCGGGGTCGGCACCGACGACCTGTCGGGCGTCGAGGCGAAGTCGACCACGACGGTGGCGATGGACTTCGGCCGGATCACGATCAACGACGACCTCCAGGTCTACCTGTTCGGCACGCCGGGCCAGGACCGGTTCTGGTTCCTCTGGGACGAGCTGGCCTTCGGGGCGCTCGGCGCGGTGGTGCTCGCCGACACCCGTCGGCTGGCCGACTGCTTCCCGTCGATCGACTACTTCGAGCAGCGGGGTGTCCCGTTCGTGGTGGGCGTGAACTGCTTCGACGGCGCCCGCCGGTTCGACCTGGAGTCCGTACGCCAGGCGCTGGACCTCGACCCCGACGTGCCGCTGGTGCTCTGCGACGCCCGGGACCGGCAGTCCGGCAAGGAGGTGCTCATCGCCCTGGTCGAGCACGTGGCCCGCCAGCGCGGCGAGCCGGTGCCGGCGGCCTGA
- a CDS encoding lactonase family protein, translating to MTEQGGIVHIGGYTAHSGGRATGIVAARRDPLSGALSPLGTVAVTPSPSFLVRHPRLPVLYAVNELPHGEVSAFRVGSDGDLTPLGTRPTGGAEPCHLAVVPDGGHLVVANYGGGSVAVFPLDPDGVPGDRSDLVAHEGHGPDPERQEHAHAHMVNPAPGRGPLLAVDLGTDSVYRYDLDAASGRLVPRAPRVRTAAGSGPRHLARHPDGRRCWVAGELDASVTAYEMTDGALHQRGRVDASDRPGHVQPSEIAVGPDGRFLYVANRGVGTVAVFALAGELPELVAEVDTGGEWPRHFARAGEHLYVADERADMVRVFRVDPETGVPAPVGEPVPVPSPTCVLP from the coding sequence GTGACGGAGCAGGGCGGGATCGTCCACATCGGCGGCTACACGGCGCACAGCGGGGGCCGGGCCACGGGCATCGTCGCGGCGCGGCGGGACCCGCTCTCCGGCGCGCTGTCGCCGCTCGGCACCGTCGCGGTCACCCCGTCGCCCTCCTTCCTCGTCCGGCACCCGCGGCTGCCGGTGCTGTACGCGGTCAACGAGCTGCCCCACGGCGAGGTCAGCGCCTTCCGGGTCGGGTCCGACGGCGACCTGACCCCGCTCGGCACCCGGCCCACCGGCGGTGCGGAGCCCTGTCACCTGGCCGTCGTCCCGGATGGCGGCCATCTCGTCGTGGCCAACTACGGCGGCGGCAGCGTGGCGGTGTTCCCGCTCGACCCCGACGGGGTTCCCGGCGACCGGAGCGACCTGGTGGCGCACGAGGGGCACGGGCCGGATCCGGAGCGGCAGGAGCACGCGCACGCCCACATGGTGAACCCCGCCCCGGGCCGGGGCCCCCTGCTCGCGGTCGACCTCGGCACCGACTCGGTCTACCGCTACGACCTGGACGCCGCCTCCGGGCGGTTGGTGCCCCGGGCGCCCCGGGTGCGTACGGCCGCCGGCTCCGGTCCCCGGCACCTGGCCCGGCACCCCGACGGCCGGCGGTGCTGGGTGGCGGGGGAACTGGACGCCTCGGTCACCGCGTACGAGATGACCGACGGCGCGCTGCACCAGCGGGGCCGGGTCGACGCCAGCGACCGGCCGGGGCACGTCCAGCCGTCGGAGATCGCGGTCGGCCCGGACGGGCGCTTCCTCTACGTGGCCAACCGCGGGGTGGGCACCGTCGCTGTCTTCGCCCTGGCCGGCGAGCTGCCGGAGCTGGTCGCCGAGGTGGACACGGGCGGCGAGTGGCCGCGGCACTTCGCCCGGGCGGGCGAGCACCTCTACGTCGCCGACGAGCGGGCCGACATGGTCCGGGTCTTCCGGGTCGACCCGGAGACCGGCGTCCCGGCCCCGGTCGGCGAGCCGGTGCCGGTGCCGAGCCCCACCTGTGTCCTGCCCTGA
- a CDS encoding substrate-binding domain-containing protein has translation MSAGRHRMRSNVHAATAAAAVGVLAVTAGGWFGYQQLAQPDCTGRIELSVAVAAELAPAVDEAAAQWVKEGAAVGGTCIAVNVSATDPVDVAATVAAKHGVTLAGVGQASGTAVSPDVWVPDSSTWLLRLKTGGATAFDPGNGASIARSPVVVAMPEPVASRLGWPQKKFSWAQLLQQVQSDKPLRTGIVEPTRDAAGLSGLLSLTAVAGAPGGPDAEKDKVAALRALATDRSALRPDLLARFPTASDPTTIASSLGAAALSEEDVIQYNSKKPPVPLAALYLEPAPAPLDYPYAVLPGIEPAKASAARVLYDALTTDDFRDKLAARSLRAPDGNWGKGFDAPQGAPSPAGGASAPPANGGTAATGGLDPQNMDRAISSWSIATQSGRMLAVIDVSGSMKEKVANAGNATRQQVTVEAARRGLNLFDDSWSIGLWTFSTELVGSRDHQELVPIGPLSRQRGRLEQALGSIRSSSGSTGLYDTVLAAYQEVQDNWEPGRVNSIVLFTDGKNEDSDGVTQQRLLVELNKIKDPERPVQVVIIGIGGDVSKAELKSITDVTGGGAFVTEDPTKIGDIFLKAIALRKAPA, from the coding sequence GTGTCAGCAGGCCGCCATCGCATGCGCTCCAACGTTCACGCAGCTACCGCCGCTGCTGCCGTCGGCGTGCTCGCCGTAACGGCGGGCGGCTGGTTCGGCTACCAGCAGCTGGCGCAGCCCGACTGCACCGGCAGGATCGAGCTGTCGGTCGCCGTCGCCGCCGAGCTGGCCCCGGCCGTCGACGAGGCCGCCGCGCAGTGGGTGAAGGAGGGGGCCGCCGTCGGCGGTACCTGCATCGCGGTGAACGTCTCGGCGACCGACCCGGTCGACGTGGCCGCCACGGTCGCCGCCAAGCACGGCGTCACCCTGGCCGGCGTCGGGCAGGCCAGTGGCACGGCGGTCAGCCCGGACGTCTGGGTGCCCGACTCCTCGACCTGGCTGCTGCGGCTCAAGACCGGCGGCGCCACCGCCTTCGACCCGGGCAACGGGGCGTCCATCGCCCGCAGCCCGGTGGTCGTGGCGATGCCGGAGCCGGTGGCCTCCCGGCTGGGCTGGCCGCAGAAGAAGTTCAGCTGGGCCCAGCTCCTCCAGCAGGTGCAGAGCGACAAGCCGCTGCGCACCGGGATCGTCGAGCCGACCCGGGACGCGGCCGGCCTGTCCGGCCTGCTCTCGCTGACCGCCGTCGCCGGCGCCCCCGGCGGCCCGGACGCCGAGAAGGACAAGGTCGCCGCGCTGCGGGCGCTGGCCACCGACCGCTCGGCGCTGCGGCCGGACCTGCTCGCCCGGTTCCCCACCGCCTCGGATCCGACGACGATCGCCAGCAGCCTCGGCGCGGCGGCGCTCTCCGAAGAGGACGTCATCCAGTACAACAGCAAGAAGCCGCCGGTGCCGCTGGCCGCGCTCTACCTGGAGCCGGCGCCCGCGCCGCTGGACTACCCGTACGCGGTGCTGCCCGGCATCGAGCCGGCCAAGGCGTCGGCGGCGCGGGTGCTCTACGACGCGCTCACCACCGACGACTTCCGCGACAAGCTGGCGGCCCGGTCGCTGCGGGCGCCGGACGGCAACTGGGGCAAGGGCTTCGACGCGCCGCAGGGCGCGCCCAGCCCGGCGGGCGGCGCGTCGGCGCCGCCGGCGAACGGCGGTACGGCGGCGACCGGCGGCCTCGACCCGCAGAACATGGACCGCGCGATCTCCAGCTGGTCGATCGCGACCCAGTCCGGCCGGATGCTCGCCGTCATCGACGTCTCCGGCTCGATGAAGGAGAAGGTGGCCAACGCCGGCAACGCCACCCGGCAGCAGGTCACCGTGGAGGCGGCCCGGCGCGGGCTGAACCTCTTCGACGACTCCTGGTCGATCGGCCTCTGGACGTTCTCCACCGAGCTGGTCGGCTCCCGCGACCACCAGGAGCTGGTGCCGATCGGGCCGCTGTCGAGGCAGCGCGGCAGGCTGGAGCAGGCGCTCGGCTCCATCCGCTCCTCCAGCGGCAGCACCGGCCTCTACGACACGGTGCTGGCCGCCTACCAGGAGGTGCAGGACAACTGGGAGCCCGGACGGGTCAACTCGATCGTGCTGTTCACCGACGGCAAGAACGAGGACTCCGACGGCGTCACCCAGCAGCGGCTGCTGGTCGAGCTCAACAAGATCAAGGACCCGGAGCGGCCGGTGCAGGTCGTGATCATCGGCATCGGCGGCGACGTCAGCAAGGCCGAACTGAAGTCGATCACCGACGTCACCGGCGGCGGCGCCTTCGTCACCGAGGACCCGACCAAGATCGGCGACATCTTCCTCAAGGCGATCGCGCTGCGCAAGGCCCCGGCCTGA
- a CDS encoding sugar transferase: MTSATLLTPARAASRPDETWSGPTARTDERAYVRNLVVLDTTILTIAVLIGYVARFGGDTPGGSKIPYVVVAPGLVLAWLVSLRVLRCYDDRVLGYGADEYRRVNAASLRLAGGVAIAGYIAEVGVSRGFLAISFAVGTVGLEVARFAARKRLHRARSRGAGWSRKVLVVGDTAHVLELVHTLRREPYAGYQVVGACIPDALLAPVAQRLGDVPVVGSFRGIPEAVTAIGADTVAVTASGELTATRLRRLGWQLEGTGVDLVVAPALTDVAGPRIHTRPVAGLPLIHVEAPEFRGARKLVKGLVDRSVSSLALTLLLPLLAVIALAIKLDSRGPVLFRQTRVGQGGREFGVYKFRTMVVNADALLAELASRNETDGLMFKMRDDPRVTRVGRLLRRWSLDELPQLVNVLLGQMSLVGPRPPLPSEVARYDGDVARRLLVKPGMTGLWQVSGRSDLSWEDGIRLDLYYVENWSLAADLTILWKTFGAVVNSRGAY; encoded by the coding sequence GTGACCTCGGCGACGCTGTTGACCCCCGCCAGAGCGGCGTCGCGACCGGACGAGACCTGGTCCGGCCCGACGGCCCGCACGGACGAGCGCGCCTACGTCCGTAACCTGGTGGTGCTGGACACCACGATCCTGACCATCGCCGTGCTCATCGGTTACGTGGCCCGCTTCGGCGGCGACACCCCGGGCGGCTCGAAGATCCCCTACGTCGTCGTGGCGCCGGGGCTGGTCCTCGCCTGGCTGGTCTCGCTGCGGGTGCTGCGCTGCTACGACGACCGGGTCCTCGGCTACGGCGCGGACGAGTACCGCCGGGTCAACGCCGCCAGCCTGCGCCTCGCCGGCGGCGTCGCGATCGCCGGCTACATCGCCGAGGTGGGCGTCTCCCGGGGCTTCCTGGCCATCTCGTTCGCGGTGGGCACGGTCGGCCTGGAAGTGGCCCGGTTCGCAGCCCGCAAGCGGCTGCACCGGGCGCGTTCCCGGGGCGCGGGCTGGTCGCGGAAGGTGCTGGTGGTCGGCGACACCGCGCACGTGCTGGAGCTGGTGCACACCCTGCGACGCGAGCCGTACGCGGGCTACCAGGTGGTCGGCGCCTGCATCCCGGACGCGCTGCTGGCCCCGGTCGCGCAGCGGCTGGGCGACGTGCCCGTGGTCGGTTCGTTCCGGGGCATCCCCGAGGCGGTCACCGCCATCGGCGCGGACACCGTGGCGGTGACGGCGTCCGGCGAGCTGACCGCCACCCGACTGCGCCGGCTCGGCTGGCAGTTGGAGGGCACCGGCGTCGACCTGGTGGTGGCGCCGGCGCTGACCGACGTCGCCGGCCCACGCATCCACACCCGGCCGGTCGCCGGCCTGCCCCTGATCCACGTCGAGGCGCCGGAGTTCCGCGGGGCCCGCAAGCTGGTCAAGGGCTTGGTCGACCGGTCGGTCTCCTCGCTGGCCCTGACGCTGCTGCTGCCCCTGCTGGCCGTCATCGCGCTGGCCATCAAGCTCGACAGCCGGGGGCCGGTGCTGTTCCGCCAGACCCGGGTCGGGCAGGGCGGCCGGGAGTTCGGCGTCTACAAGTTCCGCACCATGGTGGTCAACGCCGACGCCCTGCTGGCGGAGCTGGCCTCCCGCAACGAGACCGACGGCCTGATGTTCAAGATGCGCGACGACCCCCGGGTGACCCGGGTCGGGCGGCTGCTGCGCAGGTGGTCGCTGGACGAGCTGCCGCAACTGGTCAACGTCCTGCTCGGGCAGATGAGCCTGGTCGGCCCCCGCCCGCCGCTGCCCTCCGAGGTGGCCCGCTACGACGGGGACGTGGCCCGCCGGCTGCTGGTCAAGCCCGGCATGACGGGGCTCTGGCAGGTCAGCGGCCGGTCCGACCTGAGTTGGGAGGACGGCATCCGGCTCGACCTCTACTACGTGGAGAACTGGTCGCTCGCGGCCGACCTGACGATCCTCTGGAAGACCTTCGGCGCCGTGGTCAACAGCCGCGGGGCGTACTGA
- a CDS encoding PP2C family protein-serine/threonine phosphatase yields the protein MSEPVNRARRALTEAPADLLLDRIADVLAETHRVERVELLQVDYRLSALLPLADGEPVTGPGHPAWRCFDHQTPIVSDGAGYLPVSMRGERRGVLRVTPVPDDPTALGELTEIATALAHEIAAVTAGTDVYRTARRSRRLTLAAEMQWEMLPGRSRIRPSFSLAGQLEPAYAVRGDSFDWSDDGQRLWLCTINGTGEGVAASMLTSLGTYALRNARRGGLRLADQAALADQAIFDLHRGDRHLAALLMELDLRSGTLTAVDAGSPRLVLLRDGEVRELPLEAQFPLGMFEATDYREQRFELCRGDRLFVVSDGVVDATGKDVRYGETALDRFLRRTGPMEPLDAVRSLIGDLRAFVAGDLVDDAVVVCLDWTGPQDRPGISTPRGC from the coding sequence ATGAGCGAACCGGTCAATCGGGCACGGCGCGCCCTCACCGAGGCGCCCGCCGATCTCCTGCTGGACCGGATCGCCGACGTCCTGGCCGAGACCCACCGCGTCGAGCGGGTGGAACTGCTCCAGGTCGACTACCGGCTGTCGGCCCTGCTGCCCCTCGCCGACGGGGAGCCGGTGACCGGCCCGGGGCACCCCGCCTGGCGCTGCTTCGACCACCAGACCCCGATCGTGTCCGACGGCGCCGGCTACCTCCCGGTCTCCATGCGCGGGGAACGCCGGGGGGTGCTGCGGGTGACCCCGGTCCCGGACGATCCGACGGCCCTGGGCGAGCTGACGGAGATCGCCACCGCACTGGCACACGAGATCGCCGCGGTCACCGCCGGCACGGACGTGTACCGGACGGCCCGGCGCAGTCGGCGGCTCACCCTCGCCGCCGAGATGCAGTGGGAGATGCTGCCCGGGCGCAGCCGCATCCGGCCGTCGTTCAGCCTCGCCGGGCAGCTCGAACCGGCGTACGCGGTGCGCGGCGACAGCTTCGACTGGTCCGACGACGGGCAGCGGCTGTGGCTGTGCACCATCAACGGCACGGGCGAGGGGGTGGCCGCCTCGATGCTCACCTCGCTCGGCACGTACGCGCTGCGCAACGCCCGCCGCGGCGGCCTCAGGCTCGCCGACCAGGCGGCCCTCGCCGACCAGGCGATCTTCGACCTGCACCGCGGCGACCGGCACCTCGCCGCGCTGCTGATGGAACTCGACCTGCGCTCCGGCACGCTGACCGCGGTCGACGCCGGGTCGCCCCGCCTGGTGCTGCTGCGCGACGGTGAGGTGCGGGAGCTGCCGCTGGAGGCGCAGTTCCCGCTCGGCATGTTCGAGGCCACCGACTACCGCGAGCAGCGCTTCGAGCTGTGCCGGGGCGACCGGCTCTTCGTGGTCAGTGACGGCGTCGTCGACGCCACCGGGAAGGACGTCCGGTACGGCGAGACGGCGCTGGACCGGTTCCTGCGCCGGACCGGGCCGATGGAGCCGCTGGACGCGGTGCGCTCGCTGATCGGCGACCTGCGCGCGTTCGTCGCCGGCGACCTGGTCGACGACGCGGTGGTGGTGTGCCTGGACTGGACCGGCCCGCAGGACCGACCCGGCATCAGTACGCCCCGCGGCTGTTGA
- a CDS encoding MarR family winged helix-turn-helix transcriptional regulator — translation MAVELDEAAGALLTVWEAARERTTSRVSGAQLRAVMLVEQHDGINLRRLATGLDMLLSSASRLCDRLVAAGMLEREPGRLDRREISLHLTPEAHRLLAELRDDRRQQLSAILADMTAEGRQALLRGMREFDEAARRRNASVESVEPAGPWSGGRAEHPVGPPRQEWQADEPRVARTA, via the coding sequence ATGGCGGTCGAGCTCGACGAGGCGGCCGGTGCCCTGCTGACCGTGTGGGAGGCGGCGCGGGAGCGGACGACCAGCCGCGTCTCCGGCGCCCAGCTTCGCGCGGTCATGCTCGTCGAGCAGCACGACGGGATCAACCTGCGCCGCCTGGCCACCGGCCTCGACATGCTGCTCTCCTCCGCCAGCCGGCTCTGCGACCGGCTGGTCGCCGCGGGCATGTTGGAACGCGAGCCGGGCCGGCTCGACCGGCGGGAGATCTCGCTGCACCTCACCCCGGAGGCACACCGGCTCCTCGCCGAGCTGCGTGACGACCGGCGCCAGCAGCTCTCGGCGATCCTCGCCGACATGACCGCCGAGGGGCGGCAGGCCCTGCTGCGGGGGATGCGGGAGTTCGACGAGGCGGCGCGCCGCCGGAACGCGTCCGTCGAGTCCGTCGAGCCGGCCGGCCCCTGGTCCGGCGGGCGGGCGGAGCACCCGGTCGGGCCACCCCGGCAGGAGTGGCAGGCGGACGAGCCCCGGGTGGCCAGGACGGCCTGA